A window of Henckelia pumila isolate YLH828 unplaced genomic scaffold, ASM3356847v2 CTG_466, whole genome shotgun sequence genomic DNA:
ATTACACCCTAACAATGGAGGTAGGATTTGGAACGAGTTTAGAGCCATTATCTATGTCCGAGAAAAATTGAATTAtgcttttttttaataattatctaAACACGatgattttttgttattttaaattatttctttttatttaatataaaattttaaaaatttaatttattaaagcaGAGAGCTTTTAATTAACTATATTTCAATTAACTGGTGAAATTTGAGATGAAATTATGATTATATCCTAATTTAATTCCAAACAAAACCAAATTTATTAGATAAATTATTCATTTTATACGGTCTTCTCTTTTTTTAGCCATTAGATTTTAtcttatttatcaaaatgacattcgctatctttgtttgtatctttaaatttttagattaaataTTTATCACTTTTAAACATTTGAATATCTAATTTATCAGTGACATGTAAAATTAATGTACATTAAAAATTGGAAGATATGAAATAGTTATTCAAAGGTTCTCAAGCTTTATATAGACTAGTAACTATGCACATGTGTTGCATGTGTAAcgcaatatataaatattatatcgaATATACTTGTAACACAATTTTAGCTCTAAAACATTTGATTTTGTTATGACATTGTATAAAATCAAATAAGTTGTGACATATTTTAGCATTTTTTTCCGATATATCTAGTCTaggaaaaaaaaagtaaaagtgTTATGCATGCCAAAAAAAATCCAGCACATTtctataattataatattgacTCAAGTAGGAAAGTATAGATTAAACTCTTTATTAaagataaaatatatgaaattatattgaataaataattaatatatgctTAATTAAAATGATTATGTAAGTGGATAAAAATTAAAGAGCAATAGACTTAAGAGTCATAGAACTTGCTACAATAAGAAAATTTGTGATTTGCATCACGTTGTGCATTGGATATTAACATTATCTTCACCAATCAGACCGTAAATTTATTCATATAATGACATTGTCATAACATATTAGCAAAAGACCTCGTTGGATATCCAATTCTTTTTCTGAATCTTCACCTTCAAGAGAACACAGAGCTGCAGTTATTGAAGTAGTCTTGAGCCACATCTAGCTACAATATACTCAAATCTACTATGCTTGAAAAGAAAATAGGACAAATCCATTAGAGATATATATCTATCACatacaataaataatttaatgaaaaataaaataagaaaaatattaaataccaAAAGTACACATCAACTGTATAACAGTCTTATCACCATCTCGTACGAATTTCAGAATCTACTTACAACCAAAGAGTTCACACTGTTGCTCGTTTGGGGTCATTCGACCTTGCAGAGGGGGTAATACCCCCTCTGCAAATGGACGGCCCGGATTGGCCAAAAGCCAATTTCCATCCGGGCCCCACATGAAAATTGTGGGGCCCGGATGGTAATTGGCCAATCCGGGCCATCCCTGTAGGGTCGAAGGACCCCTCGTTTGAATATGCaattaagtaaaaaaaaaaaaaactaatgagGTAAACATGGTCTTAAACAccacaaaataaacattttttGAGAAGCCAATAACATCATGAGCAAATCTTTCTCTTTCCTTTGTTGTCATTCagaattgaatttaattaaatatattagatTTGATAGATCATATATTGTAATATTATAGTCaccaaattaaattttaactcCATGTATTATCAAAAACAAATAATGAAAAGCGGCAAAAATTGAAGCATCTAAAAATTTTAGACAGATTTTATAGTCTAATTTAGAtgcattattattataatagagATGCAAAAACATCGATCATTTTCAACATATTGTATATCAGTTCATTGATTAATTATCATGTCAGTCCATTGTTAACACATGTTGATAGCTCGGCTTTAGGATAGatgaatatattattaaattcaaAAGTAAGTATGCATTTCACGTTTTAAAGATTCGTTTTAAAATtgcaaaaattcaattttgaatTATCATGCATATTTTGTCAAGGAGTGAGAAAAAATACCGAAATACCGAAAAACCGTACTGAAAAAATTACCgaaaaaatcggtataccgtaccgaaatttttggtatcggtatcggtatggtaaatttttttttcagtataCCGGTATATaccgaaaaataatttttttaaaaaaatatatatatgaaaattttcggtataccgatttttttgccggtataccgaatttttttcggtataccaaattttttttgaattcggtATCGGTACACGGTATAGATTTTTGACATACCGAAagttcggtataccgaaaattcggtatATTCGGTATACGGTACGGTATCGATATGAAAAAATTCTAtactgatttttttggtacggTATACGGTATCcgattttcggtacggtataccgtatACCCACCCCTAATTTTGTCTAGTAACTTAGTTACCACATCATGTGAATATTATGTATAAAATATACGTAGGGCTTGAAAACTTCGATCATAGTAGGTGGAACATGTGTTAATAGGAGAGATCTGTCCATTCTAAAGCACTTCTTGCTATAAAGTGGTCACATGCGAGAGCTTCGAAACAAACACGcatgaaataaaatcttttcgcTTAATTTGCTcaattttgaaccattttgataaatttttactttaaaaACTAAACTGTCACGTAACAAAATTAATAAGGCTATCAGCCTAACAATTTGgccaacaaaaaaaaacaaaattagatGATAATCGTACTCATATGACATATCTATCACAACAATAATCACGCAATCACCAATGAAGAAAATCCGTAGcacttaaaaaaattcaagatcCATACCTAGAGTCAAACAGATTAAATTAGGAATCATAAAATTTTTAAGTTTGGGACGTGCAGTCGTGcagattttaaaatccaaatttaAAAGTACCCACATAAATAAATACTCAAACAATAAGTAGAGCAAGTTTGCAAATAATAAACAACAAACTTAGATAATAGCCATACCCAAATCAAAATATCCAAATTTAAAAGTACCCACATAAATAAATACTCAAACAATAAGTATAGCAAGTTTGCAAATAATAAACAACAAACTTAGATAATAGCCATACCCAAATCAAAATAATAGTGGACAATGAGCGATGCATGAGGGAGATGTTGAGCCTACTTGGGTAGAGCTTAGCACAGCCGAGAGAGAGACATTGATAAGTTGGAATTTGAAATAGTAAGATAAGAGAAGAAATACtgattattagtttttttttttttaaatttgaaaatccaAACTAAATTTCTATGTTGAAGGAAAATGGGAAACCGTTCTAAGGTGGGAAATGGAAGGAAGTGGAAAGTGGCcatgtatataaattttattgacACCATGATTCAGTGGTTGTAATGTGGAGGTTATCCAAACGTGAAGGATCTGCATGAAGTAATTCAAGAAAAGAAGAGGATACCCTCAAGGGGTGTCCAAGTTGAtggagtaggtgaactcttgaccagaggtcaggagttcgattcccCCTGCCAACACTTTTTTGGACTAGCCTGTCGCACAGAGTTTGccctttttctcttttttttcccctgactagcgtagtttgcaggctattgcgttagtccggagGTTTACCCAGGGTACACCGAAAGATAGCGATtgcgggttcccacgtcacaaaaaagAGAGGGTAATATGGGAAAAAGATCTTGGTGGGCATACCAACCTACTACTAAAGAAGTTATTATCAATTGctcaagtttaataaaataaaaaagatgaATTCTTATATACACTAGCGATAGAAGCACACACAACTGCGTTtgtgatataatatatgatattttatgattttttatttatgaaataatatattatttagtagTGAAAAATTCGTTATTGAaaagataatataaatttaatatactaCTATATTCAAAAAAGTAGAAGAgaaaaaattgatgaaaaatGTGGATAAAAGTGTAAAATTAGAAGATATTTTTTATGTGTCATGACACACCAAAAATTGAACTCTACTCCGCAGATATTTGCGGAGGGAAACCATGTATGGTGGAGAAATAAACAATATCAGATCTTCTGTTCCATTTGCATAGAATCATCATCATGGCCGAAATCACAAACATCATCAAAATTCTCTCGGATTTTACAAGAAACCAAACTATAGCGGATTTTTGTAGAATAATCACAAAATTTGGaatattaatgaaaaaatatttacaaacaTAAGAGGGTTAAAAATCTTGATTCTGAGAAAAGAAGTCATCCACCAAATAAAtaccaacaaaaaaaaacattttgtgATTGCCTATACCAATTCTGGGATGCCAAGAAATCACCATGATCGGTTAAAAAGCATCATTAAAGGATACCCAAAGAAACAGAAATGTTCCATAACAGCAGTTGAACTCTGTCTGCATCGAGCCAACGATAAAGAAATCACCGATTTTCCAACAGAAAACGGCATTCTAGGACTTCCACTTTCACCAACTGGAATTTTTGTACCGTTGGCCAATCGGTTCAGAAGATCCCATCTGGACCAGATATTAGCATGCTTGAAGGTCAATTGGCAAGTTCCTCGGTTTTTTTATCATTGTGAAAATGATCAACCACATTATCTCATTCTATGTGCCCCCAACACAAAATGACAATATACTGATCAAATGTCATTTTAAGGATCTATGTATAAACTCCATATATCATAGCCAAGCTAACAATTCAcctacaaaattaaaattatctAGCAAGGAGTTTATTCTTGTTAATTACGAAAGTAAAGATGAAAAAGATCCACAAACTATGAAATTTCATCAACTACTCAACATTGAAATATATTCGTCAGTGCAAAGTTAAGCAAGAAATGAATGGTATGTAACTAATGCTTGCATGAATGTTACTAGACAAGGATGAGAGAAGCAAGGCACAATTTCCTCTCACAACTCAAGATTTTCACCAGCTTCCTTTCAAGCAAATCACATGAAATAATTGGTTTCTGCCAGTCGATTGAGTGCATTCTTTGAAACTATGAAACAGAAGCCCGCCAATTATGTGTTCAAGGCTGACTTGATCCTAAATAACACTATAAACCACAAGAAGGAACAGGTTGTCATCCGAGCTTACATAATTAGCATCATACTAATTTGTTTCTAAGAGAATCAGATTTATAATGCCCCCATAATATGAAATACAAGTTCATgatattaaatcacatacaataCCAAGAAAAGTATTGGCACATTTTCTGCTATCAATTGAGATTGTCCTTCATCTTCCATTTGCAAAAGGTGAAACAAGGCTCTCAAAATAGATATCCGCTTCCAGAAATTTCTCGAGATTACTTATTTCAGGAATCCTGACAGAATTATCTCTCGGATTGTACACTACAAAATGCATCCCGAAGACCAACAAAAGTTCACCATTGTGTAGCATGAACAATGGTTTCGAGTACAACAATTTCCCAGGAACATCCATGTAAGGAACCGTAGCCACTTTAGTCCAAGACTGCTTAACACCATACTCTTTCAAGACCCACAAATCTGCATTGATACATAGATAGTTGCAAAGAACACAAAGGCATTCTCCCAGCACCCCTAGAGTTGAGTCAAATTCTCTCTCACCATAATTTGGTTGCTCCACTATCCCATACTCCTCATTTTTCATATCAAGGGAGACAATATCCCATCTGAAATCCAAACCAAGTTTACTAGAGGCGGACCAATGAAGCTTCCCACTAGCAAACTTGCCCGAATCATCTAAAGGAACACCACCCTTGAAATCCTCCATCCTCTTCCAAGAATTGGTCTTCGAACTATAAATCTTAACCATTGACTCATATGCACCCGCATTTCCAAACACACAGAAAATTCCCACAACCTTGTAATCGTCATCACACTCGTTATAACCAAAGCCATATATATTGTAGAAACCTCGCTTGATATTGACATTCACAGGCggcaatttttttgattttctgGTGGATGGGTTCCAAAAGAAcaattctttttcatttaaaGCCAAGCAAATCAAACCATTACAGGAATCCACAAACCAAACAGCTCTTTGCGTATGCTTTTTTGGATAATCGATGCTACAAGCATCAGTCGAAGGTTCTTGCATCAAGGAGCTCAATGGACAGTGTTTGAGGTCAAAAGTGGGGCTACAGATTGTAAACATGATTCTGTAATTCGATAAATTCCTACCCACTCTAGAATTATTGAGGTGGCTTTTGATGAATTGTCGGCTACAAATCAATGTGAGCCACGATTTAGAAACACACCTGAACTTCAAGAGCGACTTGACTGGTAGTCTTGCAAGTATTTCCACTATAATTTCTTCAGGAAGACAGGGGATTCCTCCATTGACGGGTGTTTGAGGCTCAAGGGGCGCTTTGTTTTTCTTGGATTGATGATTGGCTGAAGAATCTGGCGAATCTCTCCCAGATTCCATCGAAGAGTTCTCGGTCGATGCTTTATCTAGACGATCGAAAATTTGCCCTAATTAAGGTCTCTCCtaaatgaaaaaagaaaaattattcTGCTACATCAGTATGACCTGATTTGATAAATATGTACCCTTGATTATTAGAACTAAAAATTATGTGCACATATCTTAATTATGCATAAGTGAACTTGATTTTTtgatattaaaatcaaaattttatacaGTTTTTCTTTTatgtgcaaattgctcaaaaatccccaatgcaaacatgttttgctctgcagTTCCTAGCaacttttttgtaccacaatttttgttaatttgtaccatattttgtataattttgtatcacatcttgtatggttttgtaccacattttatgactaagAATCCAAAGCAAAACATATTTGCATtaggggatttttgagcaaattgtcttttttttttttataaaacacGATTATTTATTTCAGCAAgctaatattttgttatttttagttttttttaagcaGATGATTATATGTTTTctttgttaatatatatatatatcctatCATAACAAAATGAACGATTGTTGCTCATTAGGGAGTGTATCAACTGATtgaagggtttttttttttttttttgttattatatatatatatatatatcgatggTTATACGTCGGATTATACATTGcatttaaaat
This region includes:
- the LOC140872562 gene encoding F-box/kelch-repeat protein At3g23880-like; protein product: MESGRDSPDSSANHQSKKNKAPLEPQTPVNGGIPCLPEEIIVEILARLPVKSLLKFRCVSKSWLTLICSRQFIKSHLNNSRVGRNLSNYRIMFTICSPTFDLKHCPLSSLMQEPSTDACSIDYPKKHTQRAVWFVDSCNGLICLALNEKELFFWNPSTRKSKKLPPVNVNIKRGFYNIYGFGYNECDDDYKVVGIFCVFGNAGAYESMVKIYSSKTNSWKRMEDFKGGVPLDDSGKFASGKLHWSASSKLGLDFRWDIVSLDMKNEEYGIVEQPNYGEREFDSTLGVLGECLCVLCNYLCINADLWVLKEYGVKQSWTKVATVPYMDVPGKLLYSKPLFMLHNGELLLVFGMHFVVYNPRDNSVRIPEISNLEKFLEADIYFESLVSPFANGR